A stretch of the Streptosporangium sp. NBC_01755 genome encodes the following:
- a CDS encoding protein kinase domain-containing protein: protein MKVLDFGVAGAFEASSMPRIPQTGVTTGTPDYMAPDQAFSAVTTPQSDLYSLGVVLYELLTGELPFRGPTPLAVMRGHTDEPPRPPRELRSGIPVRLEELVLQLLAKKAEDRPEDAAEVFARLTEFCRSVLAEVIEPAVQILGPASSELNGLRLELANVLFLGGDYRKAAPEFHRLATDLAAREGADHDLVLRCRLQEAVCHAKVGENSLALRQLRGLPADGYKFGVDEDRILELRREIGLLELAAGDKAVAIHTLSMLLPDLERRYGPRHPAVDQIAEILADLDLHTTTR, encoded by the coding sequence GTGAAGGTTCTTGACTTCGGGGTCGCTGGCGCGTTCGAGGCGTCGAGCATGCCCCGGATCCCCCAGACCGGCGTGACGACGGGCACCCCTGACTACATGGCCCCGGATCAGGCGTTCAGTGCCGTCACCACCCCGCAGTCCGACCTCTACTCCCTCGGGGTCGTCCTGTATGAGCTGCTGACCGGAGAACTGCCGTTCAGAGGGCCGACGCCCCTCGCGGTGATGCGTGGACACACCGACGAGCCACCCCGGCCTCCGCGCGAGCTCCGTTCCGGGATTCCGGTCCGGCTGGAGGAACTGGTCCTTCAGCTCCTGGCCAAGAAGGCGGAGGACCGGCCCGAGGACGCGGCGGAGGTCTTCGCCAGGCTGACCGAGTTCTGCCGCTCGGTGCTCGCCGAGGTGATCGAGCCGGCCGTCCAGATTCTCGGCCCTGCCAGTTCCGAGCTGAACGGTCTCCGGCTGGAACTGGCCAATGTGCTCTTCCTCGGCGGCGACTACCGAAAGGCCGCTCCGGAGTTCCACCGGCTCGCCACGGACCTGGCCGCACGCGAGGGGGCCGACCATGATCTGGTGCTTCGCTGCCGTCTGCAGGAGGCCGTCTGCCACGCGAAGGTGGGGGAGAACAGCCTGGCTCTCCGGCAGCTCCGCGGTCTGCCGGCCGACGGATACAAGTTCGGCGTCGACGAGGATCGCATCCTGGAGCTTCGCCGCGAGATCGGACTGCTGGAGCTCGCCGCCGGCGACAAGGCGGTGGCGATCCACACGCTGTCCATGCTCCTTCCGGATCTGGAACGCCGCTACGGCCCGCGGCACCCCGCGGTGGACCAGATCGCCGAGATCCTGGCCGACCTGGACCTGCACACCACTACCCGGTGA
- a CDS encoding protein kinase domain-containing protein, which produces MRTEELTKRFVRESRITARLEHPGVPIVYDHGIYDGELYLVMQLIDGSPVSTVIDEVERLPIGWVAAIGAQVCTVLSVAHAASLVHRDLNPAT; this is translated from the coding sequence GTGCGAACTGAGGAGCTGACCAAGCGCTTCGTCCGCGAATCCCGGATCACCGCCCGGTTGGAACACCCCGGTGTTCCGATCGTCTACGACCACGGAATCTACGACGGCGAGCTCTATCTGGTGATGCAGCTCATCGACGGCTCCCCGGTCTCCACCGTGATCGACGAGGTTGAGCGGCTTCCGATCGGCTGGGTTGCCGCCATCGGCGCGCAGGTCTGCACGGTGCTGTCGGTCGCGCACGCGGCCTCGCTCGTTCACCGGGATCTCAACCCGGCAACCTGA